The region TCTACGAAAGTATaagataattaaaataatattttccatttaatCAATAATTGCAAcactaaaaaataggaaataaagtGTATATATGTTTATACATATAACGAATTAACTATTTAAGAAACTGCTTGAGCTCATTGTTAACTTTTCCAGTAGCAACACTTTGTTTCACTAGCTTCATCAGGTTGTCTTTGCATATCGTGCAACCTTCATCAGCGACATTTAACTCAGGCAGACCACAATAACAAAATCTGTCATCGTGGTCTTTAACCCTCTTGGGTATGTAAGACTCAGaacctttctttttctcttgaCGATAAATAACACTGTAGGGGTCCATCTCCCTAAGCCATAAGAGACAGACAAACTCATGACGGAACACAATCCACCACCTCATACTTTTCTTCACATTGCAAGTGTTCTCAACATACTTTGCCAGCTTGACATGTTTAGCCTCTCGACCCTGCATAGAGTTAAGGCCAAGCCCAAACCCAAGCTCCTCCAATAGTAGGTTGGTGTGATATGGAATGGCATAGCCCAGGGTCCACACGGTGGGATTCACCCCATCTAACAGGAGACGATTTGCTGTGAAATAGTTTTGGCACAATTTCTTCAAATCATCAACTTGCTGCTTGCTTACATCAACTCTGGAGTAAATAGCAGCAGCATCCCTGATTTGCACACCGATGAATGCTAGTGTGTGAAGCTTTAGGACAGATCCACTTGACAGCTTGTCTATCTGCAACAGTGCCTTAATTAGGTAAGCAAAGTTCCATGAAAATCTCTTGGATTCCAGACCAGTGAATCTGTATGAAAAAGGGATTCCCTTCTTTCTGTTCTCACTAAACCACCTATTAAAGCTGTTGCAAAGTCTTCCACACTTTATAGTTTCTCGTAAACTCTTCAGAAATGCCACCAGTGCTGAGGAGTTTGGAAGGTCTGAGACCACTGTTGCTGTCTTCAGTTTAGCTTGGTCAGTGTACTGCATGGCCACTGTCAGGAGAGCTAAAAACCAATGCTGCCAGGCATTGTTAGTGTTGTGGAGTGGCTCAGCTTTAGCTAAATCCACATATTTGCCTAGAGGGGGGACAAATTCTTGCCTAGATTTCTCCTTGGCAATTAATTTGGTGACCTCTGATCTTTGTTTCCCATGAGGGTCTTTAAGCTTGTCTTTAAACTTGGCAACTTTCTCTGCAACTTGAATCCGCTTGGAGTAATCCCATGGTTGCCAAGTTGCTTCTGGTCCACCAATTGAGCCACCAATAATGGTTTTGTCAGTTTGGTTCACATTGGCAAATGGTGAAAAGGAAATGGCACAGTTATTAAGCTCGCCTGACATATATGACAACCATTTCATGTCAGCTGGGATCAACTGGAATCTAAATTCAACCACATGGCCTTGGTCTGTAGTGAGTTTAGTTCCCTCTATACGCTTCATTTCTTCTACCAAATGCTTGGTGTATTGCTTCATCAAGGGAGTGTCTTCAGCACAATTAGCACCCATCAGAAGGTGGTTCTCGTTGCAGCTCTGCACCCTGTTTAGAAGGTTCAGAATGCTGACAAGGTATGCTATAAATTAAGAATTAAAATCATGAGGGACCATTTAACTAAAAAAAGTGGTCATCACTAGCtcccacaaaaaattaatgctaaaGAAAGTATCcaataaataatattttaaagacATTATTTTAATACTGCATTACTATACATACACTATATCACTATCATCTGAAAGTGCAAAAAGCAATACCTGTTGCTGTATCATCTTTCCCAAAGGGAGCACCATCTGCACCAATGGCTACATGCAGAACTCCTTTCATGCCATTGAACCAATGTAGGCAGGGGTTTTTCAAATCCAGAAACAAGTACATATCAGCTAATCTCAGCAGGAAAGGTTCCAAGGGCCTGTAAACACCAGATGTTGATTCCAGGGAATATTTGCTTGCCAGGTCTTCCAATGATAGCACTTTACCAATTTCTATGGCTTTGACAAAACTCATGAGTGATTTGTAAGGCAAAATTTTTGGAACTTCACATCCTTTCATAAGTTCTGTTTtctggtttttctttttctttccagtttcttttaCCACATCTGAACTATTTCTAATGCTTGTGTACTTTCTCTTACTAATGAGGCCTCCTTCATATAGTACACGCAAGCTTCTCACCTGATTTCCTTCGCTTTGTTCGTAATGTTTTATTTTGCTCTTGACAATACCTGGAATTATCTCTTGCATGCAAATATCTGAGTTGCTAATATAATTGGTCATCTCAGGTTTTGAGGCGGTGGATATTAATGTCGTCCACAAACCATCAAGCACTGGTTTGTTGTCTTGGGGTGATTTTTTTGTGGCTCCAGAGCAAGTATGGATTGGCCCAAGTGCAGCCAGGGTCTTTTTTCTGCGTCTAAAAAACTGCTTTCTGGAAAGATTAAGCTTTTCGCTATTTGTTGGCAGAATTTTGCTTGAGATAGTAGGTCCTCTGTCATCTTTTATCTTTTTGGCTTGATACCCACTGTCGTCATTGACTACATTTTCCAAGTCAGAAATCTGTGCATTATAGTTAAATtcaatatattaattaaaaaacaaaatatattttttgttatcaCTTGTAACAACAAATATGCAGATTTATAATAGTCCAGTCTCTATCAACTCCATTTCTTAGTCTAAAGGAGCTTTAATTAAATGAAATCACTTAATGTGTATTTAGGCACCAAATCATATCACTTACAGCTTCATATCATTCAGGCAAGCTGGCAAAATTATAAATTAGAATGGACTATTTTCCAAGGAGCTTTAATTAAATGAAATCACTTAATGTGTATTTAGACACCAATTCATATCACTTACAGCTTCATATCAGTTAGGCAAGCTGGCAAAATTATAAACTAGAATGAAGCATTTTCCAAGAAGctttatatattaattaaatgaaattacTTAATGTGCATTTAGACACCAATTCATATCACTTACAGCTTCATATCATTCTGGCAAGCTGGCAAAATTATAAATTAGAATGGACCATTTTCCAAGGAGCTTTAATTAAATGAAATCACTTAATGTGTTGTTTTCGCCCACTCGAGGTTACCCTAAACACccatgacaatttttttttgtattaggACAATAGCTTTTAATATGTACATTTTTAATAAGATGAGACATCGAACTAACATCGTATGACTTTCGATTTTGGTGTGAGTTTCGACATTCAGAGAAAATCTTCATTGAAAAGCATTACCTTGAATGCTCCTCGGATGGAATATCTTCGCAATTTGCTATTCCAATCATACTACTTTCCTCGATTAATTTTTGCGTATTACGCCTTCATTACACACCAATGGAAAGCTAATGAactgaaaaatacaaaataaggCGCCATTTCTGGCTGCATTGTACCCAGGCTACGAAAATCCCGGTTGAAATCCGCCGATTTGGCCCAAAATCCTTTCACTGACATACACACAGGCCTTTGCCCGCTCgaagccgccatcttgaaaaatgtGACCCACGGGCTGACGACCCATCTGGGGGGTAGTCTGGCCCCAGcgtgaattaattaattagccTTTacgaatgtttaggatactttctgaaATTAAAAGTAGCACTAAAAGGAGCACTAAAAGTAACAGAAAAAGTGgtagtaaaataaaaatgatgtgTGTCCCCTTAGGGGGCTCCGTAAAATTCAGTAAGAGGCTAACCATTTCAAAATTATTGCTTAGACCTAAATGCAGATCCGCGTTCAGCACGAAAACGATGTTACTCCCTTAACTAAATGCCGATCCTCTCAAATCTTTATATTAAAGAAGGgcaaaaattacattttgtaaAGCGTAATGAAGTGTCTCGTGGGGATTTGGTGGATGGGCATACTCGTGAAAATGGTTGCTTTAGTGAAGGGCTTTATATGGTTCGTATGCGGAAGCATAATTGCTTTTTTATGGACTGTTCTAAATGATTTTTCATGAAAAAGCCTCTGGTAAGTTATGGGAAAGATATCAGGGAAACACTTTCAAGCAATTCTAGAACGGCAGCTCGAAAATAAACATCGAGTATTTGAGTTTAGTGATGAATTAAACGATTATTTTGAgcacatgttttttaaatgtgaCGAACCACTTCGTGGCCGACTTTAATGCGTTGAAAATCGCGCTAGATCGTCAAATTAATCTCGCATGTATGCAAACTTCATATTTTAGACTTAAACATTCGTAAATTTAGGTTAAAACAGGTTTTGAACACTATATTCATGTTTTTTGCCCATCGAAGTCCGGAGGGTAAATAATAATGCAAAATCCAATCGCCTTTGTTTGTTGTTATGGAGAAATGACAGGTGTTGACCTATATATTAGGCAGGTGTCGTATTCCCGGCCGTACTGGCCCAGGGGCGAATGCATCATAGCGGGGCTAATGGGGGTATCACCcgactagtcggacagaaaggGCAAtcataaagttagcaaatgcaagttaaataaatatttatttgggactaaaacgaaagaaagcgtcacgcttttcgctactcgaggactattaataatagtcccctagtagcgtagccaatcaaaatgcaagaTTTGCCTTAGTGCACTAGTTGGGTGATTCTAAAATCTTATACCTTAAAATGTGGGAGCTTAGGATGTAAGACAATTCCCTTTACTCATTGTCTGGATCAAATGTAATATCTGTCAAAATTCATTAACCATTTCACATGtatcaacaaaaatatgttGTATAACCTGTACTTCACACGTAACATTAAGGACCAAAATATGTGACATCTCCCTGTTTTTGATTGGAACTTAGAGACACAACCCAGTACAAAAAAGGAGTAATGTACGATTATCACCTGCTAAGCCACTTCAGCCAAAACCGGACTGTCTTCTGTGTCTCCATCCAACAAAACAATTAGGGAGCAGGACAACTCGTCTTTCACTGGTCGGTTCTCTTATCCCCATGGAACCTTGAATAAACTGTTCCTCGTTCTTCTAATTTATTTCGTTTTCACTTTATCATGTTCCCAGTACAGTGTTACCATTGCTCCACGATTCAAATAACAAAAAGCTGTGAAATCAAAGTTTCCAAATACTGCCTTCCTCTGATTctctctgacaaagggctaacatTTGAAGCGTCATCAAGTTGCAGTGATCTTCCTTTTCCATTTAATTTTGGCAATTCGTTTCCAAAGTCGAAAGTTTCCATTAAATGAAAGCCGGAGCAAGTTCCAAGGGGACCTCAGATACGGAACACTACAGCTTCTTCAGGACCTCAAGGTTGATATGttgtatatctttacatgtGGGTCTaacaacatcccccccccccccctctaccCTTTTCCGTTTCCAGGTGCTATCATTATGGACCCTTACGGCAAAATAGATTCGCATTAATTCTCCATTGATCTAACCCACGCTTTCGATGCTTTTCCCTTGTTTTTAGGGATCATGTTCTTCAGCTGTATCGCGGCAAAAGAACTTTTTCACAAAACGTTACTGTTTCACCTGTCGATGCATTGGTAAGTATTTTGACTCGTGTTAAAGGATTCTCATAAAATTCAAGAGCTCAAGATCGTATCGTTTCAATCAAAAGCAGCAGTCATCGCATAGATAAATAGATCAGTGAACTAAACAGGGCAAATATAATGTTAAAATGAAGATGCACATGTTCCaggcgcggagcaccattgttaagaaaatatggtaacccatcgatgcgagaaaatttggttttatagccatgacctcatgaccgtccgtacgtccgtccgtccgtccatgTATGCCAAAGTGACcggtatcatgctagtttataGCAGACATCTTAAGGCcaacggccaacgtttgtataaacgtaacctttccttgtacttgtacatgttcattgccgtgactttaacatcttcacttcccacggcctgctcccgtctgaccttgtagctcagtcggtagagcggcggagatctaacccgaaggtcgtgggttcaattcccaccctggtcagagtttttctctgtccttgggtgggcccatttccatctgtagggctggcgctcgcatggttcatatgggattgaaatctagcgcTTCACATTGCACTCTGTTCAATTGACTctatctttgatattggacctCCATCTTTAGATtaactgacacctgtcagagcaagatatccgctgaccagtatcagatgaccatatcgcgggctcaagcttaagctcaccgaggttcgctgtttttttgaagttgaccgctgaccaggtaccgGTTTTTCGatgggattgcaggctcaacctaggtgAACTCACCTGAAAATAAgagaggcttcatttttcgcgccctttctgtggctcgacgcggctacacggtcatactatatatcaacgaaagttcttacacagtcaaacgcttttcgtgttcaggtggaaaacggtttggatgacgttttctttctgcatttttcgctggtttcaatccagtttgacatatcacgatatctgtggtccacactggtggctacgcagttattcaagtcaagcatcggtgggatgtaaacttaaggctgaatgttcatttttaatttgcttagagccgcttttttctctgtcttgcaatttttggcatatatTTAGAAGCGCTGATAaagttacatgatgcctggaggacctctgtctagaacagaaacgagaggactgagcgaaagagaacgacaacgacaaaacagaataccagctcatacttagcacacaaattctttccttgggcactaaaccgtttgttatttttacggatgcgatatttaaagtggatgagtatttttaaaaggtgatttaatcggtttttccttttttcaggaatgaaaatcgaatttttattgtcaactggaattaaataacaattatctgtactcttttggacataaagaaaaagtcgattggtttgtttgtttgttttcctctaaaatgcgagcgaacaagtgcttttttaatccgcttgcccaactggttttttttttgtgcctcgacagtgacaagaaaattttgcccttatgtcaTAAACAAGTATTCGCAATGACGTCTCGTAAAAAAGCACCCAAATGTCATTTAAGGAGTGTGTGAATGGGGTTAACCAACTAGCGACAAAGGGCTAGAAAATATTACTGAACACCGACAAAACGAGGGAAAAATTACCAACtagcgacaaaaaaattaactgaggtttaccgacaaccgacaaagtaataaaattttaaccgacaaccgacaggTGGACccccccattcagaccctcttTAAGTGTTGgcgcagatcgtgtttgaagttcttggttgcattgccgtagtttgccgatgcttataccaagccaacctggcgtgtttcaatgaaatacatcaaaaagtGAATGATCTCAggggaataaagtacatcagtaaaactcttctttgaccttgaactgacaaagttgttttttaaCATGATTCCTATTacctggctattgacagttgactctgaaatggcttctttttccttttcaattcgctctctgaggttgtgcttaatgcttgttttcttttaaaactcattcggttcaagaaaaaaatactgccaaactggtgaattgcaaaataaatttcactgcaaaaaccggatgtcgcactcatcgcttcgtaatgcaatatcggttttttgcgtaaaatttaccgtggaagtcattagttaggcaatgacTTTTTCTCTAGAAGAAAGCAAtgaataagcacttaatgactgggaaacagtgagttttgtttccccgagactcTCAATGTtgcccgaggcgaagccgagggaaacattgaggtcgaggggaaacaaaactcactgaagttttgaagttttgttcgccctagggcgtcatgaagttttgagcaatgacacgtgacacgttctcctccaatcagaaaacgtatttgagttgggaggtataacaaaatgatttaattattaaagcagcaaccggaaacatcaaaatgcggacaattcgaaaccttttattttcacaaaccgtacaggcagtaagaataaataaccagggagctccgcttttaggcttggctaaatctatctattatttttgttggcttaccctgacactgagcttggggcgcctgtgataaaattgaatcaaagCTGTGGCGAGGGTTTTCACTATAAAGAATGAtatttgcaataaaaaagttTTGCACGTATGGAGTCCACGTGGATATTTAACTTGGGCTTGAGACTCTTAACTTGTTTATGAGTTAACTCATTTTCAGAAGACTTTACATTAGTTTTCttgcaaaagatttttttctaccgtgagttaaaagaaaaaaaaaagtcggccaaaagccaattttttttgtgtgttgaGCGAAGCGTTTGTGAAGTTGTCGGGCTCCATACCAAACAAGACGCGCCACAAGCGTACAGTGGGTTACCGGTGGtatgtgttacacaaaaacagaaggcactgagttgggtggtattaaactgcagcgttccagttaatttttttcaagtgggggttatgaagaccatttgaggggtcaccctgACTTAGTGCCAGCactggccctttggctcacacattCACAcgtttaatagcggagctccgcgcgcgccaaaggcgcgcgcgctcggagcaccatagttaagaaaatatgataacccatcgctgtgagaaaatttggttttatagccatgacgtcatgaacgtccgtacgtccgtccgccccttcatgtatgccaatgtgaccagtacacgtaaccatatcacgggctaaagtttagagctcatcttGGAGGCAATattccatttgacactaactagtttacagcatatatctttgatattggacatcaatgttatggtcaattgacacccgtcaaaacaaggtatccgctgatcagtgtcacgtgactatatagcgggctcaagttagaccttttcgaggtcagctgtttttttttgaagttgaccgctgaccagggactggttgatgattggatcgcaggctcaagccaggtcagacactcacacacacacctgatcgaggcttaattctcgcgctctttctgtggctcaacgcggctacacagccatgctacgtcagcaaagctcttgacagttgattcaggtacggtttggaaaatatatttttcttgcatttttcgctggtttcagtccaggtttaacataatatagctgtggtcaggacacactggtggctacgtagttattcaagtcaagaatTGCAGCGATataacttaaagctgagtgtttatttttaatttgtttttggctgctttttgctctgaattgcagtttttggtatgtgttaagattttaaattttgaatctactaaggttgcaagatgtttggacggcctatgacagaagagcagaaacgaaagaagagagaaagagaacaagaacgacaaaacggtaccccagtaatagcttaaatttggtggaagaagttactccacaaattcttttcttggacactaaaccgatTGTTATTCTACGGATGAGttttttcaagtggatgcatatttctaaaaagttgtttagtcgttttttcctttgctcaggaatgaaactcgaatttttagttttaactggaattaaataaaaatcatctgtactcttttttgacagaaataatcgatctgttgctggtttgtttggctttaaaatgcgagcgaacaagacgtttttactccacttgcctaattgttttttgacgtgcctcgacagtgacaagaaaattttgcacttatgttctacacatgtaatcgcaatgagttctcgcaaaaagtaaggagaaatatcaccagcttatgcttttagaagtttgtttagggcacgtacaggtaatttgttggagatcttgtttaaagtttgtcctttctagccgattctggttctaagccaagctggcgtgtttcaatgaaatacatcaaaatgtaaatgatctcattttcagagataaagtggaataaataaagtacgatctgtcacatcacgagctatagtacgtctgtgatttctaattttagcgtgatttctttccgctggcttttgacagtcgactctgaaatggcttctttccttttccgttcgcttgctgaggatttgcttgttttcttttcaaatttttgcgattcaagaaaaaataattgcctaactggtgaattcaaccgtagatttcgctggaaaaaccgatatcacactcatcccttcgtgattcatgcgatcagtcggtttttcaggtgaaattaaccgtgaaattcactagttaggcagcgaacaaaatgaaataattgagcaatttccgggaaaaccaaaaggcggacagttccaaagccttttattttcactaatcctacagccagtaagaataaaccaaccgagctccgcttttaggcttggctagatctatatatttattttgtaatgcCTTTTAGTTTTTTCACCTTTGGTAATagattcagtttaaag is a window of Montipora foliosa isolate CH-2021 chromosome 5, ASM3666993v2, whole genome shotgun sequence DNA encoding:
- the LOC138003167 gene encoding uncharacterized protein, which gives rise to MSGELNNCAISFSPFANVNQTDKTIIGGSIGGPEATWQPWDYSKRIQVAEKVAKFKDKLKDPHGKQRSEVTKLIAKEKSRQEFVPPLGKYVDLAKAEPLHNTNNAWQHWFLALLTVAMQYTDQAKLKTATVVSDLPNSSALVAFLKSLRETIKCGRLCNSFNRWFSENRKKGIPFSYRFTGLESKRFSWNFAYLIKALLQIDKLSSGSVLKLHTLAFIGVQIRDAAAIYSRVDVSKQQVDDLKKLCQNYFTANRLLLDGVNPTVWTLGYAIPYHTNLLLEELGFGLGLNSMQGREAKHVKLAKYVENTCNVKKSMRWWIVFRHEFVCLLWLREMDPYSVIYRQEKKKGSESYIPKRVKDHDDRFCYCGLPELNVADEGCTICKDNLMKLVKQSVATGKVNNELKQFLK